Below is a window of Deltaproteobacteria bacterium DNA.
TGCCAGAATCACCGCCCCCAGATGGCCACGGTTCGGCCTGGCGTTTTCCGGAGGGGCGAGCCTCGGCAAAAAAAGGGAACGATTGAAGACGTTTCCGTCGAGATCAAGCTTGAGGATGAAAACCAAAAGGTGGTGGAGATACAATGGGAAAAGAAACCTATGCAGTCGATTGAAGAGGCTGAAATAGTTGTAGCGGGCGGGGCAGGGATCGGAAGCCGGGAAGATTGGAAGTTGTTGGAAAGGCTGGCTGAAAATTTGCAAGGAGCTGTGGGCGGCACGCGCCCACCACTCGATGAAGGCTGGATTGCCGAAAGCCAAATGATCGGCCAAAGCGGCAAGACCATCCGTCCAAAACTTTACATAGGCGTAGGCATTTCCGGCGTGATCCAGCACGTAGTGGGAATCCAGGATGCCAAAATAATCATCGCCATCAATAACAACCCCCAAGCGGCCATTTTTCAAACCGCCGACCTGGGAGTCGTGGGCGATTTTCGTAAAGTGGTCCCCCTCTTGATTGAGGAGCTAAAAAAGA
It encodes the following:
- a CDS encoding electron transfer flavoprotein subunit alpha/FixB family protein codes for the protein MPADKLDEWKGIWVFTEQEENCLSEISLELLSAAKILASKKGETEISALLLGHGVKALAEQLLVYGADRVFLADHFSLAKYLTLPYTRVVCELIRRKKPEFFLLPATSLGSDLASRVAARINTGLSAHCTQLDINDQGELMQVVPAFGGKVMATILCQNHRPQMATVRPGVFRRGEPRQKKGTIEDVSVEIKLEDENQKVVEIQWEKKPMQSIEEAEIVVAGGAGIGSREDWKLLERLAENLQGAVGGTRPPLDEGWIAESQMIGQSGKTIRPKLYIGVGISGVIQHVVGIQDAKIIIAINNNPQAAIFQTADLGVVGDFRKVVPLLIEELKKRDNPAP